One Camelina sativa cultivar DH55 chromosome 3, Cs, whole genome shotgun sequence genomic window carries:
- the LOC104777174 gene encoding photosystem I reaction center subunit III, chloroplastic-like gives MSLTIPTNLVLNPRSNKSLTQSVPKSSARFVCSDDKSTPQSMKAFSAAVALSSILLSAPMPAVADISGLTPCKDSKQFAKREKQQVKKLQSSLKLYAPESAPALALNAQIEKTKRRFDNYGKYGLLCGSDGLPHLIVNGDQRHWGEFITPGILFLYIAGWIGWVGRSYLRAISGEKKPAMKEIIIDVPLASRIVFRGFIWPVAAYREFINGDLIAKDV, from the exons ATGTCGCTCACGATCCCTACGAATCTCGTTCTCAACCCGAGATCTAACAAATCTCTCACTCAATCCGTACCTAAATCCTCCGCAAGATTCGTCTGCTCCGATGACAAATCAACACCACAATCCATGAAAGCGTTCTCCGCAGCCGTCGCCCTCTCATCCATCCTCCTCTCAGCTCCGATGCCAGCTGTTGCTGACATCTCTGGTCTGACTCCTTGCAAGGACTCGAAACAGTTCGCTAAAAGGGAGAAGCAACAGGTCAAGAAGCTTCAGTCATCTCTCAAGCTTTACGCTCCTGAGAGCGCTCCTGCTCTTGCTCTCAACGCTCAGATCGAGAAAACCAAACGCAG gtTCGACAACTACGGGAAGTACGGACTGTTGTGCGGGTCAGATGGTTTACCGCATTTGATAGTGAACGGAGACCAGAGGCATTGGGGAGAGTTCATTACTCCAGGGATTCTGTTCCTTTACATTGCAGGATGGATCGGGTGGGTTGGAAGAAGCTACTTGAGAGCTATTAGTGGCGAGAAGAAACCAGCGATGAAAGAGATCATCATCGATGTTCCTTTGGCTAGTCGGATCGTCTTCCGTGGTTTCATTTGGCCCGTTGCTGCCTACAGAGAGTTCATTAATGGCGATCTCATTGCTAAGGATGTTTAA